The Neovison vison isolate M4711 chromosome 5, ASM_NN_V1, whole genome shotgun sequence genome includes a region encoding these proteins:
- the FAM222B gene encoding protein FAM222B isoform X1 codes for MLACLPGPGDLSFPLLSHTQMNTGLQKWDTTQKMRAAHYPTPAELDAYAKKVANNPLTIKIFPNSVKVPQRKHVRRTVNGLDTSAQRYSPYPTQAATKAGLLAIVKVPAKSILKDFDGTRARLLPEAIMNPPVAPYATVAPSTLAHPQAQALARQQALQHAQTLAHAPPQTLQHPQGIPPAQALSHPQSLQQPQGLGHPQPMAQTQGLVHPPALSHQGLQHPPNPLLHGGRKMPDSDAPPNVTVSTSTIPLSMAATLQHSQPPDLSSIVHQINQFCQTRAGISTTSVCEGQIANPSPISRSLLINASTRVSTHSVPTPMPSCVVNPMEHTHAASAALPAAGPVNLPTGVSRAPTGYPSDLKPVAWNQHQLAHLQQMCSEAGGTPAPGLTGKHAAGRELAGPGFVGKAPAYPQELCLAQSFHLKPALEKPTPSPPVNGLAAPLAYPNGHYFQPLWNNILPTPNSDSSGSQDLAMPFHGGQPTGAPLDCGTAAGAHYRAGSGGGPVASQNSLMQTVDYLSGDFQQACFREQSLAMLSKAHRAPGTRAPDPADSRNLHLQHPGYR; via the coding sequence ggGACACTACACAGAAAATGAGAGCTGCTCACTATCCTACCCCAGCCGAATTGGACGCGTATGCTAAGAAGGTCGCAAACAACCCACTGACTATAAAAATCTTCCCCAACAGTGTGAAGGTTCCCCAGCGGAAACACGTTCGTCGTACTGTGAACGGCCTCGACACATCAGCCCAGCGCTACAGCCCCTACCCGACTCAGGCCGCCACCAAGGCAGGCCTGCTTGCCATTGTCAAAGTGCCAGCCAAAAGCATACTCAAGGACTTTGACGGCACCCGAGCCCGATTGCTCCCTGAGGCCATCATGAACCCCCCAGTGGCGCCCTATGCTACTGTGGCACCCAGCACTTTAGCCCACCCCCAGGCCCAGGCTCTGGCCCGCCAGCAGGCCCTGCAGCACGCACAGACCCTGGCCCATGCCCCTCCCCAGACGCTGCAGCACCCTCAGGGTATCCCGCCAGCCCAGGCGCTGTCCCACCCTCAGAGCCTCCAGCAGCCTCAGGGCCTGGGCCACCCTCAGCCCATGGCCCAGACCCAGGGCCTGGTCCACCCTCCTGCCCTGTCTCACCAGGGTCTCCAGCACCCCCCCAATCCCTTGCTGCATGGAGGTCGGAAGATGCCAGACTCAGATGCCCCCCCGAATGTGACCGTGTCTACCTCAACTATCCCCCTTTCAATGGCGGCCACCCTGCAGCACAGCCAGCCCCCGGACCTGAGCAGCATCGTGCACCAGATCAACCAGTTTTGCCAGACGAGGGCGGGCATCAGCACTACCTCAGTGTGTGAGGGCCAGATCGCCAACCCCAGCCCCATTAGTCGCAGTCTGCTCATCAATGCAAGCACCCGGGTGTCCACCCACAGTGTCCCCACGCCAATGCCTTCATGTGTGGTCAATCCCATGGAGCACACCCATGCGGCCTCGGCCGCGCTGCCTGCTGCAGGTCCTGTCAACCTGCCCACGGGCGTCTCTCGAGCCCCCACTGGCTACCCTAGCGACCTCAAGCCAGTTGCCTGGAACCAGCACCAGCTGGCCCACCTACAGCAGATGTGCAGTGAGGCTGGTGGGACGCCGGCCCCTGGCCTGACAGGCAAGCATGCAGCAGGACGCGAGTTGGCAGGGCCTGGCTTTGTGGGCAAGGCCCCTGCCTACCCGCAGGAACTCTGCCTGGCACAGTCCTTCCATCTGAAGCCAGCCCTGGAGAAGCCAACCCCGTCCCCACCCGTCAACGGCCTGGCAGCCCCACTGGCCTACCCCAATGGTCACTACTTCCAGCCCCTGTGGAACAACATTCTGCCCACCCCCAATAGCGACAGCTCGGGGTCTCAGGACCTCGCCATGCCGTTCCATGGTGGGCAGCCCACGGGTGCACCCCTCGACTGTGGGACGGCTGCTGGGGCCCACTACCGAGCAGGGTCCGGGGGTGGGCCGGTGGCAAGCCAGAACAGCTTGATGCAAACAGTGGATTACCTAAGCGGGGATTTCCAACAGGCCTGCTTTCGAGAACAGAGCCTGGCCATGCTGAGCAAGGCCCACCGAGCCCCTGGCACCCGAGCCCCTGATCCCGCAGATAGTCGAAATCTTCATCTTCAGCACCCTGGGTATAGATAG
- the FAM222B gene encoding protein FAM222B isoform X2 has translation MRAAHYPTPAELDAYAKKVANNPLTIKIFPNSVKVPQRKHVRRTVNGLDTSAQRYSPYPTQAATKAGLLAIVKVPAKSILKDFDGTRARLLPEAIMNPPVAPYATVAPSTLAHPQAQALARQQALQHAQTLAHAPPQTLQHPQGIPPAQALSHPQSLQQPQGLGHPQPMAQTQGLVHPPALSHQGLQHPPNPLLHGGRKMPDSDAPPNVTVSTSTIPLSMAATLQHSQPPDLSSIVHQINQFCQTRAGISTTSVCEGQIANPSPISRSLLINASTRVSTHSVPTPMPSCVVNPMEHTHAASAALPAAGPVNLPTGVSRAPTGYPSDLKPVAWNQHQLAHLQQMCSEAGGTPAPGLTGKHAAGRELAGPGFVGKAPAYPQELCLAQSFHLKPALEKPTPSPPVNGLAAPLAYPNGHYFQPLWNNILPTPNSDSSGSQDLAMPFHGGQPTGAPLDCGTAAGAHYRAGSGGGPVASQNSLMQTVDYLSGDFQQACFREQSLAMLSKAHRAPGTRAPDPADSRNLHLQHPGYR, from the coding sequence ATGAGAGCTGCTCACTATCCTACCCCAGCCGAATTGGACGCGTATGCTAAGAAGGTCGCAAACAACCCACTGACTATAAAAATCTTCCCCAACAGTGTGAAGGTTCCCCAGCGGAAACACGTTCGTCGTACTGTGAACGGCCTCGACACATCAGCCCAGCGCTACAGCCCCTACCCGACTCAGGCCGCCACCAAGGCAGGCCTGCTTGCCATTGTCAAAGTGCCAGCCAAAAGCATACTCAAGGACTTTGACGGCACCCGAGCCCGATTGCTCCCTGAGGCCATCATGAACCCCCCAGTGGCGCCCTATGCTACTGTGGCACCCAGCACTTTAGCCCACCCCCAGGCCCAGGCTCTGGCCCGCCAGCAGGCCCTGCAGCACGCACAGACCCTGGCCCATGCCCCTCCCCAGACGCTGCAGCACCCTCAGGGTATCCCGCCAGCCCAGGCGCTGTCCCACCCTCAGAGCCTCCAGCAGCCTCAGGGCCTGGGCCACCCTCAGCCCATGGCCCAGACCCAGGGCCTGGTCCACCCTCCTGCCCTGTCTCACCAGGGTCTCCAGCACCCCCCCAATCCCTTGCTGCATGGAGGTCGGAAGATGCCAGACTCAGATGCCCCCCCGAATGTGACCGTGTCTACCTCAACTATCCCCCTTTCAATGGCGGCCACCCTGCAGCACAGCCAGCCCCCGGACCTGAGCAGCATCGTGCACCAGATCAACCAGTTTTGCCAGACGAGGGCGGGCATCAGCACTACCTCAGTGTGTGAGGGCCAGATCGCCAACCCCAGCCCCATTAGTCGCAGTCTGCTCATCAATGCAAGCACCCGGGTGTCCACCCACAGTGTCCCCACGCCAATGCCTTCATGTGTGGTCAATCCCATGGAGCACACCCATGCGGCCTCGGCCGCGCTGCCTGCTGCAGGTCCTGTCAACCTGCCCACGGGCGTCTCTCGAGCCCCCACTGGCTACCCTAGCGACCTCAAGCCAGTTGCCTGGAACCAGCACCAGCTGGCCCACCTACAGCAGATGTGCAGTGAGGCTGGTGGGACGCCGGCCCCTGGCCTGACAGGCAAGCATGCAGCAGGACGCGAGTTGGCAGGGCCTGGCTTTGTGGGCAAGGCCCCTGCCTACCCGCAGGAACTCTGCCTGGCACAGTCCTTCCATCTGAAGCCAGCCCTGGAGAAGCCAACCCCGTCCCCACCCGTCAACGGCCTGGCAGCCCCACTGGCCTACCCCAATGGTCACTACTTCCAGCCCCTGTGGAACAACATTCTGCCCACCCCCAATAGCGACAGCTCGGGGTCTCAGGACCTCGCCATGCCGTTCCATGGTGGGCAGCCCACGGGTGCACCCCTCGACTGTGGGACGGCTGCTGGGGCCCACTACCGAGCAGGGTCCGGGGGTGGGCCGGTGGCAAGCCAGAACAGCTTGATGCAAACAGTGGATTACCTAAGCGGGGATTTCCAACAGGCCTGCTTTCGAGAACAGAGCCTGGCCATGCTGAGCAAGGCCCACCGAGCCCCTGGCACCCGAGCCCCTGATCCCGCAGATAGTCGAAATCTTCATCTTCAGCACCCTGGGTATAGATAG
- the TRAF4 gene encoding TNF receptor-associated factor 4 translates to MPGFDYKFLEKPKRRLLCPLCGKPMREPVQVSTCGHRFCDTCLQEFLSEGVFKCPEDQLPLDYAKIYPDPELEVQVLGLAIRCIHSEEGCRWSGPLRHLQSHLNACSFNVIPCPNRCPTKLSRRDLPAHLQHDCPKRRLKCEFCGCDFSGEAFESHEGVCPQESVYCENKCGARMMRRLLAQHAASECPKRTQPCTYCTKEFVFDTIQSHQYQCPRLPVPCPNQCGVGSVAREDLPGHLKESCSTALVLCPFKDSGCKHRCPKLAMARHVEDSVKPHLAMMCALVSRQRQELQELRRELEELSVGSDGVLIWKIGSYGRRLQEAKAKPNLECFSPAFYTHKYGYKLQVSAFLNGNGSGEGTHLSLYIRVLPGAFDNLLEWPFARRVTFSLLDQSDPGLAKPQHVTETFHPDPNWKNFQKPGTWRGSLDESSLGFGYPKFISHQDIRKRNYVRDDAVFIRASVELPRKILS, encoded by the exons TGAAGGCGTCTTCAAATGCCCTGAGGACCAGCTTCCTTTGGACTATGCCAAG ATTTACCCAGACCCCGAGCTGGAGGTGCAGGTGTTGGGCCTGGCCATCCGCTGTATCCACAGTGAGGAGGGCTGCCGCTGGAGTGGGCCGCTGCGGCACCTGCAG AGTCACCTGAATGCATGCAGCTTCAACGTCATCCCCTGCCCCAACCGCTGCCCCACAAAGCTGAGCCGACGGGACCTGCCTGCCCACTTGCAGCACGACTGCCCCAAGCGGCGCCTCAAGTGCGAGTTCTGTGGCTGCGACTTCAGTGGGGAGGCCTTTGAG AGCCACGAAGGCGTGTGCCCTCAGGAGAGCGTGTACTGTGAGAACAAGTGCGGCGCCCGTATGATGCGGCGCCTGCTGGCCCAGCACGCCGCCTCTGAGTGCCCCAAGCGCACCCAGCCTTGCACCTACTGCACCAAGGAGTTCGTCTTTGACACCATCCAG AGCCACCAGTACCAGTGTCCGCGCTTGCCCGTGCCCTGCCCCAACCAGTGCGGCGTGGGCTCGGTGGCACGGGAGGACCTGCCTGGCCACCTGAAGGAGAGCTGCAGCACGGCGCTGGTGCTGTGTCCGTTCAAGGACTCCGGCTGCAAGCACAGG TGCCCTAAGTTGGCGATGGCCCGACACGTGGAGGACAGCGTGAAGCCGCACCTTGCCATGATGTGCGCCCTGGTGAGCCGGCAGCGGCAGGAGCTGCAGGAACTGCGGCGGGAGCTGGAGGAGCTGTCAGTGGGCAGTGACGGGGTGCTCATCTGGAAGATCGGCAGCTACGGACGGCGGCTTCAGGAAGCCAAAGCTAAGCCCAACCTCGAGTGCTTCAGCCCAGCCTTCTACACGCACAAGTATGGCTACAAGCTGCAGGTGTCTGCGTTCCTCAATGGCAATGGCAGTGGTGAGGGCACACACCTCTCACTCTACATCCGCGTGCTGCCAGGTGCCTTTGACAATCTTCTCGAGTGGCCGTTTGCCCGCCGTGTCACCTTCTCCCTGCTGGATCAGAGCGACCCCGGGCTGGCCAAGCCACAGCACGTCACTGAGACCTTTCACCCCGACCCAAACTGGAAGAATTTCCAAAAACCGGGCACTTGGCGGGGCTCCCTGGATGAGAGCTCTCTGGGCTTTGGTTATCCCAAGTTCATCTCCCACCAGGATATCCGTAAGCGAAACTACGTGCGGGATGACGCCGTGTTCATCCGTGCCTCTGTTGAATTGCCCCGAAAGATCCTCAGCTGA